One genomic region from Pirellulales bacterium encodes:
- a CDS encoding hydantoinase/oxoprolinase family protein, translated as MNWLALDIGGANLKVADGRGFAVSSVFPLWQKPRQLAEALRALIAGAPRADHLAATMSGELADCFATKVEGVRSIVNSFVTASDGRHSRIYLNNGMLVAPPIALQQPLMAAAANWHALARFAGRYVPQGAGLLIDIGSTTCDIIPLADGNPAATALTDPERLIASELVYTGVERSPVCALVNSLPWRKQQCPTAHELFSTTWDAYLMLGDLPEEPNSTHTADGRPATKSAAHDRLARSICADRDMFDERDALAAAEAIARSQLAKIAVAIGQVLGRLPAPPDGIVISGSGEFIARRALERMRVAATIISLSSELGPSLSRCATAHALAVIARESESS; from the coding sequence ATGAATTGGTTGGCCCTCGATATCGGCGGAGCGAATCTGAAAGTGGCCGACGGCCGCGGGTTTGCCGTTTCCTCGGTGTTTCCGCTGTGGCAAAAGCCGCGGCAGTTGGCCGAAGCGCTCCGGGCCCTGATCGCCGGGGCGCCGCGGGCAGATCATCTGGCCGCCACGATGAGCGGCGAGTTGGCTGATTGCTTTGCGACGAAGGTCGAGGGGGTGCGGTCGATCGTGAACAGCTTCGTCACGGCCTCGGATGGGCGGCACTCGCGAATCTATCTCAACAATGGCATGCTGGTCGCGCCGCCGATCGCGCTCCAGCAGCCGCTCATGGCGGCGGCGGCGAATTGGCACGCGTTGGCCCGATTCGCCGGACGCTACGTGCCGCAGGGAGCCGGACTATTGATCGATATCGGCTCGACCACGTGCGACATCATTCCGCTGGCCGACGGCAATCCGGCCGCAACGGCGCTGACCGACCCCGAGCGGCTGATCGCCAGCGAGCTGGTGTATACGGGGGTCGAGCGGAGCCCGGTCTGCGCCCTGGTGAATTCGCTCCCCTGGCGCAAGCAACAATGCCCCACCGCGCATGAACTCTTTTCGACGACGTGGGACGCTTATCTGATGCTCGGCGATTTGCCCGAGGAACCCAACAGCACGCACACGGCCGACGGTCGGCCGGCCACCAAGTCAGCGGCCCACGACCGGCTGGCGCGGTCGATCTGCGCCGATCGCGATATGTTTGACGAGCGCGATGCGCTGGCCGCGGCCGAGGCCATCGCGCGCAGCCAATTGGCTAAGATCGCGGTGGCGATCGGTCAGGTGCTTGGCCGCTTGCCGGCTCCGCCCGACGGAATCGTGATCTCGGGCAGCGGCGAGTTCATCGCCCGCCGGGCGCTCGAGCGCATGAGAGTCGCGGCGACGATTATTTCGCTTAGCTCCGAATTAGGTCCGTCGCTGTCGCGCTGCGCCACCGCGCATGCCCTGGCTGTGATCGCCCGCGAGAGCGAATCGTCATGA